In a single window of the Niabella ginsenosidivorans genome:
- a CDS encoding acyl-CoA dehydrogenase family protein yields MNAAVNNEAITKGAEWLVKEQTPAQTFIANEFDEEQLMIRDLCTQFLAADVWPILDRIDSMEPGLMKALVQKAGAQGLLATSFPETYGGLGKDFVTATIINEYLGAGHSFSVAIAAHTGIGTLPILYFGNDAQKQKYIPKLITGEWTGAYGLTEPNSGSDALSAKTTARLSEDGKFYLLNGQKCWITNGGFADVYTIFAKIDGDQFTGFIVERGTEGFTQGPEEQKMGIKGSSTVQLYFQDAKVPAENILGAIGKGHKIAFNILNIGRLKLCAAALGAARKAFDTALEYAKTREQFKQPISNFGAIKHKLADMAIGMFAAESALYRTAKWIDQFEEKLLADGKPFNEALLGAAEEYAIECAMLKVFGSELLDFVVDEGIQIHGGNGFSAEYNISRAYRDSRINRIYEGTNEINRLLILDMTLKRALQGRLNLMGPAMEVQKELMSIPDFGNEKEAPFSEERRLIANLKKAILMVAGAAAQKLMTKIENEQEILMNIADMAITVFHAESMLLRTIKVSETKGAAAAADYTAMTGVFLYDAADQVNKAGKDAINGFAEGDEQRMILMGLKRFTKAQPFNSKEARRQIADKLISAGHYCF; encoded by the coding sequence ATGAATGCTGCTGTAAACAACGAAGCCATTACAAAAGGCGCAGAGTGGCTGGTGAAAGAGCAAACCCCGGCTCAGACTTTTATTGCCAATGAGTTTGATGAAGAGCAGTTGATGATCCGGGACCTTTGTACCCAGTTCCTGGCGGCGGATGTATGGCCGATACTGGATCGCATTGACAGCATGGAGCCGGGATTAATGAAAGCGCTGGTACAAAAAGCCGGAGCGCAGGGGCTTCTAGCCACATCGTTCCCGGAAACGTATGGCGGGTTGGGAAAAGACTTTGTTACTGCTACCATTATAAACGAATACCTGGGGGCTGGTCACTCGTTCTCGGTAGCTATTGCCGCGCATACCGGAATAGGAACCCTGCCCATTTTATATTTTGGTAATGATGCACAGAAGCAGAAATATATTCCCAAGCTGATCACCGGCGAGTGGACAGGCGCCTATGGCCTTACAGAGCCTAACAGCGGCAGCGATGCGCTGAGCGCAAAAACAACTGCCCGGCTGAGCGAGGACGGGAAGTTTTATTTGCTGAACGGGCAAAAATGCTGGATCACCAATGGTGGTTTTGCCGATGTGTATACCATTTTTGCAAAAATAGACGGAGATCAGTTTACCGGTTTTATTGTAGAGCGGGGCACCGAAGGGTTTACACAGGGACCTGAAGAGCAAAAAATGGGCATTAAAGGATCGTCTACAGTTCAGCTGTATTTCCAGGATGCCAAAGTGCCGGCAGAGAATATATTGGGAGCAATAGGGAAGGGACACAAAATCGCTTTTAATATTCTGAACATTGGTCGCCTGAAGCTTTGCGCGGCTGCATTGGGAGCTGCCCGTAAGGCATTTGATACAGCTCTGGAATATGCAAAGACCCGTGAGCAGTTTAAACAGCCGATCAGCAATTTTGGGGCCATCAAGCACAAACTGGCAGATATGGCCATCGGAATGTTTGCAGCAGAATCTGCCTTATACCGTACCGCAAAATGGATCGATCAGTTTGAAGAAAAACTACTGGCAGATGGAAAACCTTTTAACGAAGCGCTGCTGGGCGCCGCGGAAGAATATGCCATAGAATGTGCCATGTTGAAGGTGTTTGGAAGTGAACTGCTGGATTTTGTAGTGGATGAAGGGATACAGATCCATGGCGGTAACGGCTTCAGTGCTGAATATAATATTTCAAGGGCTTACCGCGACAGCCGCATAAACCGGATTTACGAAGGCACTAATGAGATCAACCGTTTGCTGATCCTGGACATGACTCTGAAACGTGCCCTGCAGGGGCGTTTGAACCTGATGGGCCCGGCAATGGAAGTGCAGAAGGAATTAATGAGCATTCCTGACTTTGGTAATGAAAAAGAGGCGCCTTTTTCGGAAGAGCGCAGGCTGATCGCCAACCTGAAGAAAGCGATCCTGATGGTGGCGGGCGCTGCGGCCCAGAAATTAATGACGAAGATCGAAAATGAGCAGGAGATCCTGATGAACATTGCCGATATGGCTATTACTGTATTTCACGCGGAAAGTATGCTGCTGCGCACGATAAAAGTCAGCGAAACCAAAGGAGCCGCCGCAGCTGCTGACTATACAGCTATGACCGGCGTTTTCCTGTATGATGCAGCTGATCAGGTAAATAAGGCCGGAAAAGATGCTATAAACGGTTTTGCGGAAGGCGACGAGCAACGCATGATCCTGATGGGGCTGAAGCGTTTTACAAAAGCACAACCCTTTAACAGCAAGGAGGCGCGCCGGCAGATTGCCGATAAGCTGATCAGTGCAGGGCATTATTGTTTTTAA
- a CDS encoding transglutaminase domain-containing protein, whose product MRITLLVAVLWTAALFTGTLNAQEGTKFGKVSAADFDVKAPVIDSNTNAVILSDVGTSRIEGNNKGWFSLIHKRTTRIKVLNKKGFEAGNITIGLYTSGSTEDKLNDLKAITYNLENGAVLQTRLESSNVFKEKINRNWIARKFTFPNLKEGSIIEYTYTIESEYLFNLRPWEFQGEYPRLFTQYAVSIPEFFQYVFLSQGYFPLKNTKKDYYKSYSVSESNGTQATERYSLSGYETQHTWSAVNVPAIKEEPFTSTVDNHIAKIDFQLSRIQFGNNPAKDVMGNWATTSEQLLKEEDFGAPITRPNNWLSDDVKKMTMGAGNNLEAAKAVYAFVRDNFTRTQNSGCYISDNTTLKDVFRKKSGNVAEINFMLIAMLRQLGIGADPVLLSTRDHGYAHPFYPLLSKYNYLICSAQIDGQTYYLDASQPRMGFGKLPLQCYNGSAFIVAPTPKNIQFEADSLREAKSTLIFIVNDAEGKGLTGSYSTTPGYYESTQIRNTLASKDEDDYFKDAEKGYSFSMKFSNKHIDSLKQYDYPVSVKYKMDMNLGDEDIIYLNPMFSEATKNNPFASAERKYPVEMPYKIYEVYVLNMEVPKGYKVDELPKSTRVMLNGNEGVFEYIVSATPERIMLQSKIDIRKTDFTPEDYQTLREFFGHVAKKHSEQIVLKKIKQE is encoded by the coding sequence ATGAGAATAACTTTGCTTGTTGCGGTGTTATGGACCGCAGCCCTATTCACCGGAACGCTCAATGCCCAGGAAGGCACTAAATTCGGAAAAGTAAGCGCTGCCGATTTTGATGTAAAAGCACCTGTGATTGACTCTAACACTAATGCTGTTATACTTTCAGACGTAGGTACTTCCAGGATTGAAGGAAATAATAAAGGATGGTTTTCCCTGATCCATAAACGCACCACGCGCATTAAAGTGCTGAACAAAAAAGGTTTTGAAGCCGGTAATATCACCATTGGTCTTTATACCTCCGGCAGCACGGAGGATAAACTGAATGATTTAAAAGCCATTACCTATAACCTGGAGAACGGCGCAGTGCTGCAGACCCGGCTGGAATCTTCCAACGTGTTTAAGGAAAAGATCAACCGTAACTGGATCGCCCGGAAATTTACCTTTCCCAATTTAAAAGAAGGATCCATCATTGAATATACGTATACGATCGAATCGGAATACCTGTTCAACCTGCGCCCCTGGGAGTTTCAGGGAGAATACCCCCGTTTGTTTACGCAATATGCAGTAAGTATTCCGGAATTTTTTCAATATGTATTCTTATCCCAGGGCTATTTTCCGTTAAAAAATACCAAGAAGGATTATTACAAATCCTATTCGGTTTCAGAATCCAATGGTACACAGGCTACAGAACGCTACTCACTTTCTGGATATGAAACACAGCATACCTGGTCTGCTGTAAATGTACCGGCCATAAAGGAAGAGCCATTTACTTCCACGGTAGACAATCATATCGCAAAAATTGACTTTCAGCTTTCCCGGATCCAGTTCGGTAATAATCCCGCCAAGGATGTTATGGGCAACTGGGCTACCACAAGTGAGCAACTGCTGAAGGAAGAAGATTTTGGAGCACCCATTACCAGGCCCAATAACTGGCTGAGTGATGATGTAAAAAAAATGACTATGGGAGCGGGTAACAACCTTGAAGCGGCTAAGGCCGTTTATGCTTTTGTAAGAGATAACTTTACCCGGACACAAAACAGCGGCTGTTATATATCTGATAATACTACCTTAAAGGACGTATTCAGAAAAAAAAGCGGTAATGTAGCTGAAATTAATTTTATGCTGATCGCTATGTTGCGGCAACTGGGCATTGGCGCCGACCCTGTTTTGCTGAGTACCCGGGATCATGGTTATGCGCATCCGTTTTATCCTTTGCTAAGCAAATACAATTATTTGATCTGTAGTGCGCAGATCGATGGGCAGACCTATTATCTGGATGCCTCGCAGCCCAGGATGGGCTTTGGTAAACTTCCGTTACAATGCTATAACGGTTCAGCCTTTATTGTGGCACCCACGCCAAAAAATATTCAGTTTGAGGCAGATTCTTTAAGAGAGGCGAAATCAACCCTGATATTTATTGTTAACGACGCTGAAGGCAAGGGGCTCACCGGCTCCTACAGCACCACCCCCGGCTATTATGAATCAACACAGATAAGGAATACGCTGGCTTCAAAAGATGAAGATGATTATTTTAAGGATGCCGAAAAGGGGTATTCCTTTTCAATGAAATTTTCGAACAAGCATATTGATTCTTTAAAGCAATACGATTACCCTGTTTCTGTGAAATACAAAATGGATATGAACCTGGGCGATGAAGATATTATCTATCTTAACCCCATGTTCAGCGAAGCAACAAAAAACAACCCGTTTGCATCCGCAGAAAGAAAATACCCGGTGGAAATGCCTTATAAAATATACGAAGTCTATGTGCTGAATATGGAAGTGCCGAAAGGTTATAAGGTAGATGAATTGCCGAAGTCAACACGGGTAATGCTGAATGGCAATGAAGGCGTATTTGAATACATCGTTTCTGCTACTCCTGAAAGAATTATGCTGCAAAGTAAAATTGATATCCGTAAAACGGATTTTACCCCGGAAGATTATCAGACGCTTCGCGAATTTTTTGGTCATGTTGCAAAAAAGCACAGCGAGCAGATTGTTTTGAAAAAAATCAAACAGGAATGA
- a CDS encoding DUF3857 domain-containing transglutaminase family protein, translating to MKTIVVKKFWILLTAVLAATVTKAEYPVSSIPEGLLKKADVIKRLDEIYITVRNSGRAFCRLHYVYTILNEAGNRHAGLVMGYDKFNVINEISGVLYNAEGKKIKTVKKKDIQDVSGTDGASLITDARYKVYDFYCREYPYTVEYDVTFEMNGIFSFPEWMPQSRPRVSVESSRLVFDVPKNYKLRYKMFLYNGQPEIKDNKNSQTYTWQLTNVAARAEELYAPEWNQLVTRVLTAPSDFEIGGYKGNMDTWQNFGKFTSMLYVGRDVLPETVKAKVQELIKDIKTDREKVGVLYRYMQQNSRYISIQLGIGGWQPLDAAYVAEKKYGDCKALSNYMVALLKEAGIKAYVALIIGGSDDKDVVSDFSSNQFNHAVVCVPADKDSIWLECTSQTVEPGYMGSFTGNREALLISDMNSRLVRTPVYSQSKNIQHRVIDASLDANGNLTASVVTNSTGLLQDDLHSVIHDLTNEEKQKRLRNEFSLPNYEIGSFVYKEAGSNNLPAVIEKVQLVSKDYASVTGKRLFINPNILSRHGVKLTEDEQRQNEIVYEYGFRTADTVTIKIPPGYSVEAMPKPVQMDNAFGTYSIQYSYKDGIITMIRRYDRNSGRFPPGDYQKMVTFYNAVYKADRARMVLVKGEE from the coding sequence ATGAAAACGATAGTTGTAAAAAAGTTCTGGATACTGTTAACGGCTGTTCTGGCGGCAACTGTAACGAAAGCAGAATATCCGGTCAGCAGCATTCCGGAAGGGCTGTTGAAAAAGGCTGATGTTATAAAACGGCTGGACGAAATATATATTACTGTTAGAAACAGCGGCAGGGCCTTTTGCCGCCTGCATTATGTGTATACTATTTTAAATGAAGCCGGTAACAGGCATGCAGGCCTGGTGATGGGGTACGATAAGTTTAACGTGATCAATGAAATTTCCGGAGTGCTTTATAATGCGGAAGGAAAAAAGATCAAAACCGTGAAGAAAAAGGATATCCAGGATGTAAGCGGAACGGATGGCGCTTCCCTGATCACAGATGCCCGTTATAAGGTATATGATTTCTATTGCAGGGAATACCCGTATACGGTAGAATACGACGTGACTTTTGAAATGAATGGGATCTTTTCATTTCCCGAATGGATGCCCCAAAGCAGGCCCAGGGTTTCTGTGGAAAGCAGCCGGCTGGTTTTTGATGTTCCTAAAAACTATAAGCTGCGGTACAAAATGTTTCTTTATAACGGGCAACCGGAAATAAAGGATAATAAAAACTCCCAGACCTATACCTGGCAGCTTACCAATGTTGCTGCCAGGGCAGAGGAATTGTATGCGCCGGAATGGAACCAGCTGGTAACACGGGTTTTAACAGCCCCTTCTGATTTTGAGATCGGGGGATATAAAGGAAATATGGATACCTGGCAGAATTTCGGTAAGTTCACCTCCATGCTATATGTCGGCAGGGACGTTCTTCCTGAAACTGTTAAGGCAAAAGTGCAGGAGCTGATAAAAGATATAAAAACAGACCGGGAAAAAGTGGGGGTGTTGTACCGTTACATGCAGCAAAATTCCCGGTATATCAGCATTCAACTGGGTATAGGTGGCTGGCAGCCCCTGGATGCAGCCTATGTTGCGGAAAAAAAATACGGAGACTGCAAAGCCTTATCCAATTATATGGTGGCACTCTTAAAAGAAGCCGGTATAAAAGCATACGTGGCGTTAATTATCGGCGGGTCTGATGATAAAGATGTGGTCAGCGATTTTTCCTCCAACCAGTTCAATCACGCGGTGGTTTGTGTTCCGGCAGATAAAGATTCTATATGGCTGGAGTGCACCAGCCAAACGGTAGAGCCGGGTTATATGGGCAGCTTTACAGGCAACCGGGAAGCTTTGCTGATTAGTGATATGAACAGCCGGCTGGTCAGAACACCGGTTTATTCCCAATCAAAGAATATTCAGCATCGTGTAATAGATGCCTCGCTGGATGCCAACGGTAATTTAACCGCATCCGTGGTTACCAACAGTACAGGACTGCTGCAGGACGACCTGCACAGCGTTATTCATGATCTTACCAATGAAGAGAAGCAAAAGCGGTTGCGCAACGAATTTTCATTGCCCAACTATGAGATCGGCTCCTTTGTATACAAGGAGGCCGGCAGTAATAATCTGCCTGCTGTTATTGAGAAAGTGCAGCTGGTTTCAAAGGATTATGCCTCTGTAACGGGGAAGCGCCTGTTTATTAACCCGAATATTCTGTCGAGGCATGGTGTAAAATTAACGGAAGATGAGCAGCGGCAGAATGAAATTGTATACGAGTATGGTTTCAGAACAGCTGATACCGTTACCATCAAAATTCCTCCCGGTTATTCTGTTGAAGCAATGCCCAAACCGGTGCAGATGGATAATGCGTTTGGCACTTATTCCATCCAGTATAGCTATAAGGACGGCATCATTACAATGATCCGCCGCTATGACCGGAATAGCGGAAGGTTCCCACCAGGTGATTATCAAAAAATGGTAACATTTTACAATGCTGTTTATAAGGCAGACAGGGCAAGGATGGTACTGGTAAAGGGTGAGGAATGA
- a CDS encoding pectinesterase family protein → MRQFTLILLALYCMGRGNAQTANPEQYKYTFTVAQDGSGDYTRIQDAINAMRGYPLAPITLYIKNGIYKEKIELPANNTDVTFIGQDVDRTIITFDDYAGKGTIRTFTSYTAKISGNRFVAENITFENSAGPVGQALALYVDADKTLFRNCRFLGNQDTIFNGGETARQYFVNCYIEGTTDFIFGPATAVYNNCIIKAKANSYITAASTSRGKKYGLVFIKCRIITGPEVSRLFLGRPWRAYAKTVYLSCEMPAAIAPEGWNNWNNPENEKTACYGEYKSYGAGANPVNRASWAKKITVAEAGQYTPDVIFASCNPDLAGERTWYKNSPAVFKWPGGR, encoded by the coding sequence ATGAGGCAATTTACACTGATACTGTTAGCGCTTTATTGCATGGGGAGGGGCAATGCCCAAACAGCTAACCCGGAGCAATATAAATATACGTTTACCGTTGCACAGGATGGCAGCGGGGATTATACCCGCATACAGGATGCAATCAATGCCATGCGGGGCTATCCCCTGGCACCGATCACACTTTATATAAAAAACGGCATTTATAAAGAAAAGATTGAGCTGCCTGCAAACAATACCGATGTAACCTTTATAGGGCAGGATGTTGACCGCACCATTATTACTTTCGACGATTATGCCGGCAAAGGAACCATCCGCACATTCACATCTTACACTGCAAAAATATCCGGAAACCGGTTTGTTGCAGAGAACATTACTTTTGAAAATTCAGCCGGACCGGTGGGTCAGGCACTGGCATTATATGTGGATGCGGATAAGACGCTGTTCAGGAACTGCAGGTTCCTTGGCAACCAGGATACCATTTTTAATGGCGGTGAAACAGCCCGCCAGTATTTTGTAAATTGTTATATAGAAGGAACTACCGATTTCATTTTTGGTCCCGCCACCGCTGTTTATAACAACTGTATCATCAAAGCAAAAGCCAATTCTTATATTACAGCAGCAAGCACTAGCCGGGGAAAAAAATACGGGCTCGTATTCATTAAATGCAGGATCATTACAGGCCCAGAAGTTTCCAGGCTCTTTTTGGGAAGACCCTGGAGAGCCTATGCCAAAACAGTGTATCTTAGTTGTGAAATGCCCGCCGCAATTGCTCCGGAAGGCTGGAATAACTGGAACAATCCGGAAAATGAAAAAACCGCCTGTTATGGGGAATATAAAAGTTACGGAGCAGGCGCCAACCCGGTAAACCGCGCTTCCTGGGCAAAAAAGATCACTGTTGCTGAAGCAGGACAATATACCCCGGATGTCATTTTCGCCTCCTGTAATCCTGATTTAGCAGGAGAAAGAACATGGTATAAAAACAGCCCTGCCGTCTTTAAATGGCCGGGGGGCAGGTGA
- a CDS encoding rhamnogalacturonan acetylesterase, which yields MKNGLRLTALLLLILSASFIQKKKITIFLAGDSTMAIKDPKAYPETGWGMPFAGFWNDAVTVHNYAKNGRSTRSFRQEGLWDSIIARISKGDYVLIQFGHNDEVPTKKTYTTTTEFSNNLVQYIKETINKGAHPVLLTPVARRKFDASGKIEETHKVYAAIVRAVAAEQNVPLIDLDQQSQQLYQQLGVESSKLLFNYLQPGEHPNYPDGKKDDTHFNELGARKIAAIVLSQIRILIPELASYISNQSEKK from the coding sequence ATGAAAAATGGCTTGCGGCTTACAGCCCTTTTATTACTGATCCTTTCAGCATCCTTTATTCAAAAAAAGAAGATCACCATTTTTCTTGCAGGCGATTCAACAATGGCAATAAAAGACCCAAAAGCCTATCCTGAAACGGGCTGGGGAATGCCTTTTGCCGGTTTCTGGAATGACGCCGTTACAGTGCATAACTACGCAAAGAACGGGAGAAGCACCCGTTCTTTCCGGCAGGAAGGGTTATGGGACTCAATAATAGCAAGGATCAGCAAAGGTGATTATGTTTTAATACAGTTTGGTCATAATGATGAGGTACCCACCAAAAAAACATATACCACAACTACGGAATTCAGCAATAACCTGGTACAATATATAAAAGAAACCATAAACAAAGGCGCACACCCGGTTTTGCTGACACCGGTAGCAAGAAGGAAATTTGATGCATCAGGGAAAATTGAGGAAACACATAAAGTATATGCCGCTATTGTACGTGCTGTAGCTGCAGAACAAAATGTGCCCCTCATAGACCTGGATCAGCAGTCCCAGCAATTATATCAGCAATTAGGAGTAGAATCATCAAAATTGCTGTTCAATTATCTGCAGCCCGGGGAGCATCCTAATTATCCTGACGGTAAGAAAGATGATACCCATTTTAATGAATTAGGTGCAAGAAAAATAGCAGCAATCGTTTTAAGCCAGATAAGAATTCTGATACCGGAGCTGGCTTCCTATATCAGTAATCAATCCGAAAAAAAATAA